A single region of the Nicotiana sylvestris chromosome 6, ASM39365v2, whole genome shotgun sequence genome encodes:
- the LOC104210371 gene encoding late embryogenesis abundant protein 6-like: MHSVKEKVSNAAAAGKEHVDIFKAKAEEKAEKAAARTKEEKTIAEERRKAKEAEAKMELHQAKARHAAEKLQAKQAHHLGIGGHHHIPPTVGGQGHHDPVGTTIPTTGTVAPAYPLGGYPPSHGHI, translated from the exons atgcaTTCTGTGAAGGAGAAAGTAAGCAACGCAGCTGCCGCTGGCAAAGAGCATGTCGATATTTTCAAAGCCAAAGCTGAAGAAAAG GCGGAGAAAGCAGCAGCAAGGACAAAGGAAGAGAAAACGATAGCAGAAGAGAGAAGGAAAGCAAAAGAAGCAGAAGCTAAAATGGAGCTGCATCAAGCTAAAGCTCGCCATGCGGCGGAGAAGTTGCAAGCGAAGCAAGCTCATCATCTTGGAATTGGAGGGCACCACCATATTCCTCCTACGGTTGGAGGTCAAGGACACCATGATCCAGTGGGTACTACCATTCCAACTACTGGTACTGTTGCTCCTGCGTATCCTCTTGGAGGTTACCCTCCTTCTCATGGCCATATCTGA